The Streptomyces sp. NBC_00344 genome includes a window with the following:
- a CDS encoding DUF4097 family beta strand repeat-containing protein yields MIIVAIRTRTILVAGAAAVAALALSGCGADPSDAPAEHKSFALSGKTLTVDSDNASIELVPADVKTVEVTRRVDGWVFLGSGPHASWSMKNDKLTLRLKCDALASDCAARHQIKVPRGVTVVVQDDNGRITATGFTTPLKLRSDNGAVVVRDSAGALDLSSNNGSVNAENVSSGSVTAGSDNGAVRLAFSKAPDRVKTVSDNGAVEIALPTGTGLAYRVDTSSDHGRVKISVPRNDSSTHVVSARSGNGEVTVRSAN; encoded by the coding sequence ATGATCATCGTGGCAATCCGTACCCGAACGATTCTCGTCGCAGGCGCGGCCGCCGTCGCGGCCCTCGCACTCTCCGGGTGCGGAGCCGATCCCTCCGACGCGCCCGCCGAGCACAAGTCGTTCGCGTTGAGCGGGAAGACGCTGACTGTCGACTCCGACAACGCCTCCATCGAGCTGGTGCCGGCCGACGTGAAGACGGTTGAGGTAACCCGGCGGGTCGACGGCTGGGTCTTTCTGGGGAGCGGGCCCCATGCCTCCTGGTCGATGAAGAACGACAAGCTCACGCTGCGGTTGAAGTGCGACGCGCTGGCCAGCGACTGCGCGGCCCGGCACCAGATCAAGGTGCCTCGCGGGGTGACGGTGGTAGTGCAGGACGACAACGGGAGAATCACGGCCACCGGCTTCACCACTCCGCTGAAGCTCCGCTCCGACAACGGGGCCGTCGTGGTCCGGGACTCCGCCGGAGCGCTGGACCTGAGCAGCAACAACGGATCGGTGAATGCCGAGAACGTCTCATCGGGCTCGGTGACCGCCGGCTCGGACAACGGTGCGGTCCGGCTGGCCTTCAGCAAGGCGCCGGACCGGGTGAAAACGGTCAGCGACAACGGGGCCGTCGAGATCGCGCTGCCCACCGGCACGGGCCTCGCCTATCGGGTCGACACCAGCAGCGACCACGGAAGAGTCAAGATCAGCGTGCCCAGGAACGACTCCAGCACCCATGTGGTGAGCGCTCGCAGCGGGAACGGTGAAGTCACCGTGCGAAGCGCGAACTAA
- a CDS encoding PIN-like domain-containing protein yields the protein MKNIFSEYYSPSDAKYSQFLKEGLIALDANVLLAPYKVDSDARKQIFEILTHLKDRLWVPYQAGYEFFKNRPAVMAGEDKVYQSLETPLIAARKKVEEHLKSIAGHPVITPSDTKDILNGIDQIISKIHILQKGRDSRLEDSLRDDAILKKWEDLLDSRIGERPSPESHHAMIETVTKRYTEGTPPGLQDEDKPDNSHGDGILWLQLLDKARVTESPILLITDDVKDDWYRRHGGKTIGPRIELVREMQDSAGVAYYQQPLSFFVQRAGKVLHKPVSEKTVRQVVGASASVISGSAFENAVYSELLTQFPASDITQYVQDFAPVDLAVRVGSAVVGVIVTLDSTLIHRNTGKFLTQAINGRKFDAILLVTPKPLSARHQDFLMNLTEDSPKPLNAVTWHPTRLNSVRLSKAVLSLADQAISTVLRS from the coding sequence ATGAAGAACATATTTAGCGAGTACTATTCACCCTCCGATGCGAAGTATTCACAGTTCCTGAAAGAAGGACTCATCGCCCTAGATGCAAACGTCCTCTTGGCCCCGTATAAGGTCGACAGCGATGCCCGGAAGCAGATTTTCGAAATTCTCACCCACCTCAAAGATCGACTCTGGGTTCCCTATCAGGCAGGCTACGAATTCTTCAAGAACCGGCCCGCCGTGATGGCAGGAGAGGATAAGGTATATCAGTCCCTCGAAACTCCACTGATTGCGGCGCGCAAAAAAGTCGAAGAGCACCTCAAGAGCATCGCAGGGCATCCGGTGATAACACCATCGGACACTAAAGATATCTTGAACGGCATAGATCAAATAATTTCCAAAATCCACATTCTGCAGAAAGGGCGCGATTCGCGATTGGAAGACTCACTACGCGATGACGCAATCCTGAAAAAATGGGAGGACCTTCTGGATTCGCGTATAGGTGAGCGCCCTAGCCCTGAGAGCCATCACGCAATGATTGAGACCGTCACCAAGCGGTACACGGAGGGGACCCCGCCTGGCTTGCAGGACGAGGACAAGCCAGATAATTCCCACGGGGACGGGATACTCTGGCTGCAACTTCTCGACAAAGCCAGAGTTACCGAGTCACCCATTCTACTGATAACGGACGACGTCAAGGATGACTGGTATAGGCGACACGGAGGGAAAACAATTGGCCCACGGATCGAACTCGTTCGAGAGATGCAGGATTCGGCAGGTGTTGCATATTACCAACAACCACTATCCTTCTTTGTCCAGCGCGCGGGCAAAGTTCTCCATAAGCCAGTATCCGAAAAGACCGTTCGGCAAGTGGTGGGGGCATCCGCGTCTGTCATTTCAGGATCAGCATTCGAGAACGCAGTCTACTCAGAACTGCTTACACAGTTCCCTGCCTCAGATATCACCCAATACGTACAGGACTTTGCGCCAGTAGATCTAGCCGTTCGGGTTGGCTCCGCGGTGGTAGGGGTGATAGTGACTCTAGATTCCACCTTGATTCACCGCAACACCGGGAAATTCCTAACGCAAGCTATCAACGGACGCAAGTTTGATGCCATATTGCTCGTAACACCCAAGCCGTTGAGTGCGAGACATCAAGATTTCCTCATGAATCTGACAGAGGATTCTCCCAAACCATTGAACGCCGTCACTTGGCATCCAACACGCCTCAATTCAGTTCGCCTCAGTAAGGCCGTACTTTCTCTGGCCGACCAAGCAATTTCCACCGTCTTGAGGTCATAG
- a CDS encoding tyrosine-type recombinase/integrase encodes MARKRNPNGAGSIWQRKDGRYEARVYVPQPDGTRRRKTVYGSTWDECDTKRQELVLRDRQGVPTPTRSARLSEWLPYWLEEFVRDDRKKTTYAKYETHVRRYLIPHIGSKRLEALGAADVRRMLTAVTTQATAATAKESHRVLRSALTAACREELISRNVVKLVPAPRVQSRELKPWDLEETTTFLEAARRDPLYAAFVLAVALGLRRGEVLGLRWSDIDLERRTLTVRNQIQRVQKELYADSTKNRRTRAIPVPLMCVAPLRWQRLRQAAQRHDAGQAWHDSDYVFTTRTGRTIEPRNLSRSFERITEDAGLRRIRLHDARHGCATLLFAAGVPARVVMEILGHSQIAVTMNIYTHVSDENRREAMGHMDRLLRRPARRVL; translated from the coding sequence ATGGCACGTAAGAGGAATCCGAACGGCGCCGGCAGTATCTGGCAGCGCAAAGACGGCCGTTACGAAGCGCGCGTCTACGTTCCCCAGCCGGACGGCACGCGCAGGCGCAAGACCGTCTACGGCAGCACCTGGGACGAGTGCGACACCAAGCGGCAGGAGCTGGTCCTTCGTGACCGGCAAGGCGTCCCGACGCCCACCCGTTCGGCCAGGCTCTCCGAATGGCTGCCTTACTGGCTGGAGGAGTTCGTCAGGGACGACCGCAAGAAGACGACGTACGCCAAGTACGAGACGCACGTACGCCGGTACCTGATCCCGCACATCGGCTCCAAACGACTGGAGGCCCTCGGTGCGGCCGACGTGCGCCGCATGCTCACAGCCGTGACGACACAGGCCACGGCTGCGACAGCCAAGGAGTCGCACCGCGTCCTACGCAGCGCCCTTACGGCCGCATGCCGCGAGGAGCTGATCAGCAGGAACGTGGTCAAGCTCGTTCCAGCCCCCCGGGTGCAGTCGCGCGAGCTGAAGCCGTGGGATCTGGAGGAGACGACGACCTTCCTGGAGGCCGCGAGGAGGGATCCGCTGTACGCGGCGTTCGTGCTCGCCGTGGCTTTGGGGCTGCGGCGGGGCGAGGTTCTTGGACTCCGCTGGTCAGACATCGATTTGGAGCGCCGCACGCTCACCGTGCGGAATCAGATCCAGCGGGTGCAGAAGGAGCTCTACGCGGACTCCACGAAGAACCGCCGCACGCGCGCCATCCCCGTACCGCTCATGTGCGTGGCGCCGCTGCGCTGGCAGCGTCTCCGTCAAGCCGCGCAGCGCCACGACGCGGGGCAGGCCTGGCATGACAGCGACTACGTGTTCACGACCAGGACCGGGCGAACGATTGAGCCGAGGAACCTCAGCCGATCGTTCGAGCGCATCACGGAGGACGCGGGACTGCGCCGCATTCGCCTGCACGACGCTCGGCACGGATGCGCCACGCTCCTGTTCGCCGCCGGTGTGCCGGCACGCGTCGTGATGGAGATCCTGGGTCACTCCCAGATCGCCGTCACTATGAACATCTACACCCACGTGTCCGACGAGAACCGGCGGGAGGCGATGGGTCACATGGATCGGCTGCTGCGGCGACCAGCCCGACGCGTTCTCTGA
- a CDS encoding FadR/GntR family transcriptional regulator, translating to MPAPAAAPDASYIGRGVHRAAVEALARRIFDGTYAEGATLDLPQLMAELDISQTVLREAIKVLTVKGLLDARQRRGTFVRPLENWNLLDSDVLRWRAASGSGAGDDSFFDELFELRRSVEPAAAALAALRRTDDDLAALDTALDAMGSAENDPALLVAADAVFHTALLAASHNRFFVQMQRVMIPALIERDRVVHAGQPAHPLTVHCGVVDRIRAGDADGASAAMLELLAFGRHDHHRHTEGNTQ from the coding sequence ATGCCCGCACCCGCGGCCGCGCCCGACGCGTCGTACATCGGCCGCGGTGTCCACCGGGCCGCCGTCGAAGCCCTCGCCCGTCGGATCTTCGACGGTACGTACGCCGAGGGCGCCACCCTCGACCTGCCTCAGCTGATGGCCGAGCTGGACATCAGCCAGACCGTGCTGCGCGAGGCCATCAAGGTCCTGACCGTGAAGGGCCTCCTCGACGCCCGGCAGCGGCGTGGCACCTTTGTCCGTCCCCTGGAGAACTGGAACCTGCTGGACAGCGACGTGCTGCGCTGGCGTGCCGCGTCGGGCTCGGGCGCCGGCGACGACAGCTTCTTCGACGAGCTCTTCGAGCTGCGCCGCTCGGTCGAGCCCGCCGCCGCCGCGCTGGCCGCTCTGCGCAGGACCGACGACGACCTCGCCGCTCTGGACACCGCGCTGGATGCGATGGGCTCCGCGGAGAACGATCCGGCTCTGCTCGTGGCAGCGGATGCGGTGTTCCACACGGCGCTGCTCGCCGCCTCGCACAACCGCTTCTTCGTACAGATGCAGCGGGTGATGATCCCCGCGCTGATCGAGCGGGACCGGGTGGTGCACGCGGGACAGCCGGCACATCCGCTGACCGTGCATTGCGGCGTCGTGGACCGGATCCGCGCCGGGGACGCGGACGGGGCGTCCGCCGCCATGCTGGAGCTGCTCGCCTTCGGCCGGCACGACCATCACCGTCACACCGAGGGAAATACCCAGTGA
- a CDS encoding bifunctional 4-hydroxy-2-oxoglutarate aldolase/2-dehydro-3-deoxy-phosphogluconate aldolase: MATASRTAGTMTDFTTVLRRERLVAIVRGNDPEAAFRTVVTLVGAGLPLVEVSLSGADALGVIGRARAELGDDAWLGAGTVLTADDARRAADAGANLIVTPGLGPGVDESVRLELPVLAGVVTPTEVIAGVAAGAAALKLFPASVGGPSYLKALRAPFPDVPFVPVGGVDAAAAAEYLALGAVAVGVGSPLTGDAADGGDLGELLKRADEFVRVATEAGAVRS; the protein is encoded by the coding sequence ATGGCAACAGCAAGCAGGACGGCAGGAACCATGACGGACTTCACCACGGTGCTGCGGAGAGAGCGGCTCGTCGCCATCGTCCGCGGTAACGACCCCGAGGCCGCATTCCGGACCGTAGTGACCCTGGTCGGGGCCGGGCTGCCACTGGTCGAGGTATCGCTCAGCGGCGCCGACGCGCTCGGCGTGATCGGACGGGCGCGGGCGGAACTGGGGGACGACGCCTGGCTGGGCGCAGGCACGGTGCTGACCGCGGACGACGCCCGCCGGGCGGCGGACGCCGGTGCCAATCTGATCGTCACGCCGGGTCTGGGGCCGGGGGTGGACGAGTCCGTACGACTGGAGCTTCCGGTACTGGCCGGGGTGGTCACCCCCACCGAGGTGATCGCCGGGGTGGCGGCAGGCGCAGCCGCCCTGAAGCTCTTCCCCGCTTCGGTCGGCGGTCCTTCGTATCTCAAGGCTCTGCGGGCACCGTTCCCCGATGTGCCGTTCGTGCCGGTGGGCGGGGTGGACGCGGCAGCGGCCGCGGAGTATCTGGCGCTGGGCGCGGTGGCGGTGGGTGTCGGATCTCCGCTGACCGGGGACGCGGCGGATGGCGGTGATCTGGGTGAACTCCTCAAGCGGGCCGATGAGTTCGTGCGGGTCGCAACCGAGGCGGGAGCGGTGCGGTCGTGA
- a CDS encoding FmdB family zinc ribbon protein yields the protein MPRYEYRCRTCGDTFELSRPMAESSAPASCPDGHDDTVKLLSTVAVGGSSGAASAAPTGGGGGGCCGGGCCG from the coding sequence ATGCCTCGTTACGAGTACCGCTGCCGCACCTGCGGAGACACCTTCGAGCTCAGCCGCCCGATGGCGGAGTCCTCCGCGCCCGCCTCCTGCCCCGACGGCCATGACGACACGGTGAAGCTGCTGTCGACGGTGGCCGTGGGCGGGTCCTCCGGCGCTGCTTCGGCCGCTCCCACCGGTGGCGGCGGCGGTGGCTGCTGCGGCGGAGGATGCTGCGGCTAG
- a CDS encoding helix-turn-helix domain-containing protein — MSAPLSNIPEALTVPEVMHALRLSRFKVYDLIRSRELKSITIGRCRRVPADALRTFIDHQLEEAA, encoded by the coding sequence ATGAGCGCTCCCCTGTCCAACATCCCCGAGGCATTGACGGTCCCCGAGGTCATGCACGCACTGCGCCTCAGCAGGTTCAAGGTCTACGACCTCATCCGCTCGCGCGAACTCAAGAGCATCACAATCGGCCGATGCCGCCGGGTGCCCGCCGACGCTCTCCGCACCTTCATCGACCACCAGTTGGAAGAGGCTGCCTGA
- the dgoD gene encoding galactonate dehydratase translates to MKISRIETFLAPPRWMFVRVETDEGTVGWGEPVVEGRAEPVRAAVDVLAEYLIGADPMRIEDHWQVMTKGGFYRGGPVLSSAVAGLDQALWDIKGKTYGQPVHQLLGGPVRDSIRAYAWVGGDEPSAVREAVTEQVEAGFTAVKMNASGRMTPIATRAEIRDVLRRAETAREVLGEERDFALDFHGRVSAANARRLLPLLTETAPLFVEEPVLSEQLHVVPDLVNASNIPIALGERLFARHEFLRALQAGVAVVQPDISHAGGISELRRIASLAEVHGAQIAPHCPLGPVALAASLQVAFTTPNFLIQEQSIGIHYNKAAELLDYVADPEPFRFRGGSLVRTDRPGLGVEVDEAAVRAADRKGHDWRNPVWRHEDGAFAEW, encoded by the coding sequence GTGAAGATCAGCCGCATCGAGACGTTCCTGGCCCCGCCGCGCTGGATGTTCGTACGGGTGGAGACCGACGAGGGCACCGTCGGCTGGGGCGAGCCGGTCGTCGAGGGGCGGGCCGAGCCTGTCAGGGCGGCCGTGGATGTCCTCGCGGAGTATCTGATCGGCGCGGACCCGATGCGGATCGAGGACCACTGGCAGGTGATGACCAAGGGCGGCTTCTACCGCGGCGGCCCCGTCCTTTCCAGCGCGGTCGCAGGACTGGACCAGGCGCTCTGGGACATCAAGGGCAAGACATACGGACAGCCGGTGCACCAGCTGCTCGGCGGACCGGTGCGCGACAGCATCCGGGCGTACGCCTGGGTCGGCGGCGACGAACCCAGTGCGGTCCGTGAGGCGGTCACCGAACAGGTCGAGGCGGGCTTCACCGCCGTGAAGATGAACGCCAGCGGCCGGATGACACCGATCGCGACCCGGGCCGAGATACGGGATGTGCTGCGGCGCGCCGAGACCGCGCGTGAAGTGCTCGGCGAGGAAAGGGACTTCGCGCTCGATTTCCACGGCCGGGTGTCCGCGGCCAATGCCCGCCGGCTGTTGCCGCTGCTGACCGAGACCGCGCCGCTGTTCGTCGAGGAGCCCGTGCTCTCCGAGCAGTTGCACGTGGTGCCCGATCTGGTGAACGCCTCCAACATCCCGATCGCGCTCGGTGAACGGCTCTTCGCCCGGCATGAGTTCCTGCGTGCGCTGCAGGCGGGTGTCGCGGTCGTGCAGCCCGACATCTCTCATGCGGGCGGCATCTCGGAGCTGCGGCGTATCGCCTCACTCGCCGAGGTGCACGGTGCACAGATCGCCCCGCACTGCCCGCTGGGCCCGGTCGCCCTGGCCGCGAGCCTCCAGGTCGCCTTCACCACCCCGAACTTCCTCATCCAGGAGCAGTCCATCGGCATCCACTACAACAAGGCCGCCGAGCTGCTGGATTACGTCGCCGACCCCGAGCCCTTCCGCTTCCGCGGCGGTTCACTGGTGCGGACCGACCGGCCGGGTCTGGGTGTCGAGGTCGACGAGGCGGCGGTGCGGGCGGCCGACAGGAAGGGCCATGACTGGCGCAATCCGGTGTGGCGACACGAGGACGGGGCGTTCGCGGAGTGGTGA
- a CDS encoding phosphoribosyltransferase has product MRPVRRTDNVVWSGTWVARRLGVELVGDDTLRDLLGLALRRNPKRAHLLVSNVLGKHVPQRPSTVYGHGHRLGRRVRELLGDEDAARAVVLGYAETATGLGHSVADGVALAACLHSTRRPVTGVAQAGGFEEAHSHATSHLLLPENPDLLAGGGPLILVDDEFSTGNTVLNTIRALHERYPRERYVIVALVDMRSESDLGRLDTLARDIGARVDLVTTARGTVRLPDGVLEKGQRLVAEHPADEEPGAADGPGSEPVRIGIGWPAGVPDGARHGFTPEHRGRLEAALPDMASRLAQGLSADASRILVLGFEELMYAPLRLALALERTGRDVRFSTTTRSPVLAVDDPGYAIRTRLVFPAHDNPADGPGERYAYNVTNGDFDAVVVVVDSAADTPELHAPGGLLAQLGAEVPQVLLAVVPSYTPDRQNQKAVRMPQPLRGPAFSSYAAQDVGWLLQDMSGVELEAPTEEREEAIQAGGAHYAESLPVEYQPSERYQELFRAALETSAARIARAVGTVTETVLAERSPRPVLVSLARAGTPVGVLMRRWAQHRHGIDLPHYAVSIVRGRGIDANALRWLAAHHDPADVVFVDGWTGKGAITRELADALREFPGFDPEIAVLADPGGCVRTYGTREDFLIPSACLNSTVSGLISRTVLRADLVGPDDFHGAKFYRELAASDVSNDFIDTVAARFDEVTGAVEAEVKELLSAERAPTWEGWAAVERISEEYGIHDVNLVKPGVGETTRVLLRRVPWKILARSGAGADLDHVRLLAEQRGVPVEEVDGLPYTCVGLIHPRFTRGATGADGTAVVAE; this is encoded by the coding sequence ATGCGGCCTGTGAGAAGGACGGACAACGTGGTCTGGTCGGGAACCTGGGTCGCACGCAGGCTCGGCGTCGAGCTCGTCGGGGACGACACCCTCCGGGACCTGCTCGGCCTCGCGCTGCGGCGCAATCCCAAGCGGGCCCATCTGCTGGTGTCGAACGTGCTGGGCAAACACGTGCCGCAGCGGCCGTCCACGGTGTACGGACACGGCCACCGGCTCGGCCGCCGGGTGCGGGAGCTGCTCGGCGACGAGGACGCCGCCAGGGCGGTCGTCCTCGGATACGCGGAGACCGCGACCGGACTCGGCCACTCCGTCGCCGACGGAGTGGCTCTCGCTGCCTGCCTGCACTCCACCCGGCGCCCGGTCACCGGCGTCGCCCAGGCCGGCGGCTTCGAGGAGGCGCACTCCCATGCCACCTCCCACCTGCTGCTCCCCGAGAACCCGGACCTGCTGGCCGGCGGCGGCCCGCTGATCCTGGTCGACGACGAGTTCTCCACCGGCAACACGGTGCTCAACACCATCCGCGCCCTGCACGAGCGCTATCCGCGCGAACGCTATGTGATCGTCGCGCTGGTGGACATGAGGTCGGAGTCCGACCTCGGACGGCTGGACACCCTCGCACGGGACATCGGCGCCCGGGTGGACCTGGTGACCACGGCCCGGGGCACCGTACGGCTGCCGGACGGCGTACTCGAGAAGGGGCAGCGACTCGTCGCCGAGCACCCCGCGGACGAGGAGCCCGGGGCGGCAGACGGCCCCGGCAGCGAGCCGGTGCGGATCGGCATCGGCTGGCCTGCCGGAGTGCCGGACGGCGCCCGGCACGGCTTCACCCCCGAACACCGCGGCCGGCTGGAGGCCGCACTGCCCGACATGGCGTCGCGACTGGCGCAGGGGCTCTCCGCGGACGCCTCACGCATCCTGGTCCTCGGCTTCGAGGAGCTGATGTACGCCCCGCTCAGGCTCGCTCTCGCACTCGAGAGGACAGGGCGCGACGTGCGCTTCTCGACCACCACCCGCTCACCGGTGCTCGCGGTGGACGACCCCGGCTACGCGATACGGACCAGGCTGGTCTTCCCGGCACACGACAACCCCGCCGACGGACCCGGCGAGCGCTACGCCTACAACGTCACCAACGGAGACTTCGACGCGGTCGTCGTGGTGGTCGACTCCGCCGCCGACACCCCCGAACTGCACGCCCCCGGCGGGCTGCTGGCCCAGCTCGGCGCGGAGGTCCCGCAGGTACTGCTCGCCGTCGTGCCCTCGTACACACCCGACCGGCAGAACCAGAAAGCGGTCCGTATGCCCCAGCCGTTGCGTGGCCCCGCCTTCTCGTCGTACGCGGCGCAGGACGTCGGCTGGCTGCTCCAGGACATGTCCGGCGTGGAACTCGAGGCGCCCACCGAGGAGCGCGAGGAGGCGATCCAGGCGGGTGGCGCGCACTACGCCGAATCGCTGCCCGTCGAGTACCAGCCGAGCGAGCGGTACCAGGAACTCTTCCGGGCGGCGCTGGAGACATCGGCCGCGCGGATCGCGCGGGCCGTCGGCACCGTCACCGAGACGGTGCTCGCCGAGCGGTCCCCCCGGCCGGTGCTGGTGTCCCTCGCCCGGGCGGGCACCCCGGTCGGTGTACTGATGCGCCGCTGGGCGCAGCACCGGCACGGCATCGATCTGCCCCACTACGCGGTGTCCATCGTGCGGGGACGTGGCATCGACGCCAACGCGCTGCGCTGGCTGGCCGCGCACCACGACCCGGCCGATGTGGTCTTCGTGGACGGCTGGACGGGCAAGGGCGCGATCACCCGCGAACTGGCCGACGCTCTGCGGGAGTTCCCGGGATTCGACCCGGAGATCGCGGTCCTCGCCGACCCCGGCGGCTGCGTCAGGACCTACGGCACCCGCGAGGACTTCCTCATCCCCTCCGCCTGTCTCAACTCGACGGTCTCCGGGCTCATCTCCCGCACCGTGCTGCGGGCCGATCTGGTCGGACCCGACGACTTCCACGGCGCGAAGTTCTACCGCGAGCTGGCCGCGTCCGATGTCTCGAACGACTTCATCGACACCGTCGCCGCGCGTTTCGACGAGGTGACCGGGGCAGTGGAAGCCGAGGTGAAGGAACTGCTCTCGGCGGAGCGTGCACCGACCTGGGAGGGCTGGGCCGCCGTCGAGCGGATCAGCGAGGAGTACGGCATCCATGACGTCAACCTCGTGAAGCCGGGTGTCGGCGAGACCACCCGGGTGCTGCTGCGCCGCGTCCCCTGGAAGATCCTGGCGCGAAGCGGCGCGGGCGCCGACCTCGACCATGTGCGGCTGCTCGCCGAACAGCGCGGTGTACCGGTCGAGGAGGTCGACGGGCTTCCCTACACGTGCGTCGGCCTGATCCACCCGCGTTTCACCCGGGGCGCGACCGGCGCCGACGGCACCGCGGTGGTGGCCGAGTGA
- a CDS encoding sugar kinase, giving the protein MVALRGSGPLKLGGTMAVSVAGAESNVAIGLARLGHPVRWAGAVGTDEAGELVLRTLRAEGVDVSGAVRDEGAPTGLLLFEPRLPDVTRVHYYRAGSAGSRVSADDVARSFRAQGESPRVLHLTGITPALSPQARSAAERALELAAEHGVLVSLDVNFRSRLWSAQQAASVMRDWAPRADVLIASDDELPLCLPDGAPDDPAMRAKTLLDAGTGEVVVKLGPAGATAYTAAGELHCAARPVRSVDPVGAGDAFVAGYLSALLDGADTAGRLDRAVTTGAFAVATPGDWEGAPTRGELGLLGAGPGTVVR; this is encoded by the coding sequence ATGGTCGCGCTGCGCGGCAGCGGTCCGCTGAAGCTCGGCGGCACCATGGCTGTCTCGGTCGCGGGCGCCGAGTCGAATGTGGCCATCGGGCTGGCGCGGCTGGGGCATCCGGTGCGCTGGGCGGGTGCGGTCGGTACTGACGAGGCCGGCGAGCTGGTGCTGCGGACCCTGCGCGCCGAAGGCGTCGACGTCTCGGGCGCTGTTCGTGATGAGGGCGCGCCGACCGGTCTGCTCCTCTTCGAGCCGCGGCTGCCCGATGTGACGAGGGTGCACTACTACCGCGCGGGGTCGGCGGGTTCGCGGGTGTCCGCCGACGATGTGGCCCGATCGTTCCGCGCGCAGGGGGAGTCGCCCCGGGTACTGCACCTGACCGGCATCACTCCCGCTCTGTCGCCGCAGGCCCGGTCCGCCGCCGAGCGGGCGCTGGAACTGGCTGCCGAGCACGGGGTGCTGGTCAGTCTTGACGTCAACTTCCGCTCACGGCTGTGGAGTGCGCAGCAGGCCGCGTCGGTGATGCGCGACTGGGCGCCGCGCGCCGACGTACTCATCGCATCGGACGACGAGCTGCCGCTCTGCCTGCCCGACGGCGCCCCCGACGACCCCGCCATGCGGGCGAAGACGCTGCTGGACGCGGGCACCGGCGAGGTGGTGGTGAAGCTCGGCCCGGCGGGTGCGACGGCTTACACGGCGGCCGGGGAGCTGCACTGCGCGGCGCGTCCGGTGCGCAGTGTGGATCCGGTGGGTGCGGGGGACGCCTTTGTCGCCGGATATCTCTCCGCGTTGCTCGACGGCGCGGACACAGCGGGCCGGCTGGACCGCGCGGTGACCACGGGTGCCTTCGCGGTGGCGACGCCGGGCGACTGGGAGGGCGCTCCGACTCGCGGCGAGCTGGGCCTGCTGGGGGCCGGGCCGGGCACCGTGGTGCGCTGA
- a CDS encoding HAD family hydrolase, translating into MTAYPPVLVASDLDRTLIYSTAALDLTMPDADAPRLLCVEVYGSKPLSYMTETAAGLLGRLAAGTVFVPTTTRTREQYHRIHLPCPPPRFAICANGGHLLVDGVSDPGWRDRVAKRLADECASLAEVRAHLVSTADPAWLLKERIAEDLFAYLVVERALLPDSWVTELAAWAQRRGWTVSLQGRKLYAVPKPLTKSAAVREVAARTGAELTLAAGDSLLDADLLTAADRGWRPAHGELADTAWNAPHVDATTSRGVAAGEEILRAFGDAVERYPEDREGGRRRNRAGDLAGS; encoded by the coding sequence GTGACCGCCTACCCGCCCGTCCTGGTCGCCAGTGACCTCGACCGCACCCTGATCTACTCGACGGCCGCCCTGGACCTGACGATGCCCGACGCGGACGCGCCCAGACTGCTGTGCGTGGAGGTGTACGGGAGCAAGCCCCTCTCCTACATGACGGAGACCGCGGCCGGTCTGCTGGGCAGGCTCGCCGCCGGTACCGTCTTCGTACCGACCACCACCCGCACCCGGGAGCAGTACCACCGCATCCATCTGCCGTGCCCGCCACCGCGGTTCGCGATCTGCGCCAACGGCGGACATCTGCTGGTCGACGGCGTCTCCGACCCCGGCTGGCGGGACCGGGTGGCCAAGCGGCTCGCCGATGAATGCGCCTCGCTGGCCGAGGTACGCGCCCATCTGGTCTCCACCGCCGACCCGGCCTGGCTGCTCAAGGAACGCATCGCCGAGGACCTCTTCGCCTACCTGGTCGTCGAGCGGGCCCTGCTGCCCGACAGCTGGGTGACGGAGCTCGCCGCCTGGGCGCAGCGTCGTGGCTGGACGGTGTCACTGCAGGGCCGCAAGCTCTACGCCGTGCCGAAACCGCTCACCAAGAGCGCCGCCGTGCGCGAGGTGGCGGCGCGCACCGGCGCCGAACTCACCCTGGCAGCAGGCGATTCACTGCTGGACGCGGACCTGTTGACGGCCGCGGACCGAGGCTGGCGCCCCGCCCACGGTGAACTCGCCGACACCGCCTGGAACGCCCCTCACGTCGACGCGACGACCAGCCGCGGGGTCGCGGCCGGTGAGGAGATCCTGCGGGCCTTCGGCGACGCGGTCGAGCGCTACCCGGAGGACCGGGAGGGGGGCCGGAGGCGGAACCGGGCGGGGGACCTGGCCGGGAGCTGA